In Arthrobacter sp. PAMC25284, a single genomic region encodes these proteins:
- a CDS encoding bifunctional [glutamine synthetase] adenylyltransferase/[glutamine synthetase]-adenylyl-L-tyrosine phosphorylase → MSLARRMIAAGFSDLDKGERFLAARELDGLDQDALFAGLQLAASPDTALQSLVRLIEKLPKLRQLAVAELETSEPLYRVLGASEALGEFLIRHPEHVDVFDVTTSPEPQAADAGELRSRLLKSVRADPRSARPVAALTGQEAYAALRAAYRRGVVELAIKDLCAADPLDFMPAAGAELADLAGAAVEAALAVSRAEAAEHFNPVEVADVGLAVIGMGKCGARELNYISDVDVIYVIESGTLEDSHANTIGTALASGISRAIMSAGREPGLWEVDANLRPEGKSGPLVRTLASHESYYARWAESWEFQALLKARTIAGDTELGTRYEAAVAPLIWSSAGREGFVESVRAMRRRVTEHIPADEEQRQIKLGRGGLRDIEFTVQLLQLVHGKTDETLRCRDTTSAIAALSAGGYIGRADAAEFDRNYRYLRLLEHRIQLFQLRRTHLMPVKDAALRALAKAALGPFSDERPQPDALAAAWRTTKRSVRELHERIFYRPLLNTVASLSSEEARLTPEAAQGRLAALGYLDPPGAMRHIEALTAGVSRRAQLQRQLLPILLGWLADGVDPDGGLLAFRRVSEALGTTHWYLGLLRDSTAAAERLCHVLSNSRLIADLLEVSAESVAWLGTDKELAPLSFESQWLEISSKMSRHADPESAMRLIRLIRRREILRIAIADSAGLLDQDQVGAALADADRAAVLGALRVAETVVTAEEPLKVNVLVVAMGRQGGREIGYGSDADVMYVHRGLPGVPEDEAQKQALQIVGRLSSLLTQPLKPAILAERVLMVDADLRPEGKNGPMVRSLDSFAEYYRRWSLVWEAQALLRARPMAGDDALAADFMALIDPIRYPEELSEQDVREVRRVKARVEAERLPRGADPARHLKLGRGGLSDVEWLTQLIQLQHAGRHPELRTTSTVDALEAAAVLGILEAGDAVILLRAWRLASRIRSANVIWTGRASDVLPSSRRDLEAVARWCGYGQGNAAALEEDYLRLSRRARNVFERVFYGQ, encoded by the coding sequence GTGAGTCTGGCGCGGCGGATGATCGCGGCGGGCTTCAGCGATCTGGACAAGGGCGAACGCTTCCTCGCTGCCCGGGAGCTGGACGGCCTGGACCAGGACGCCCTCTTTGCCGGCCTGCAACTGGCGGCCAGCCCGGACACGGCCCTCCAGTCCCTCGTAAGGCTGATCGAGAAACTCCCGAAACTGCGCCAACTCGCGGTCGCGGAGCTTGAAACCAGCGAACCCCTTTACCGGGTGCTGGGCGCCTCAGAGGCCCTCGGCGAGTTCCTCATCCGGCACCCCGAACATGTGGACGTCTTTGATGTCACCACCAGCCCGGAGCCGCAGGCCGCCGACGCCGGGGAACTGCGCTCCCGGCTGCTGAAATCGGTGCGGGCGGATCCCAGGTCTGCCCGGCCGGTTGCGGCCCTTACCGGGCAGGAAGCTTACGCGGCACTGCGTGCGGCCTACCGGCGCGGGGTCGTCGAGCTCGCCATAAAGGATCTCTGCGCGGCTGACCCGCTGGATTTTATGCCCGCCGCGGGCGCCGAACTGGCCGATCTGGCCGGCGCCGCCGTTGAGGCTGCCCTGGCTGTCTCCCGGGCCGAGGCTGCGGAGCACTTCAACCCAGTCGAGGTCGCCGACGTGGGACTGGCCGTCATCGGAATGGGCAAGTGCGGGGCCCGCGAACTCAACTACATTTCCGACGTCGACGTCATCTACGTGATTGAATCCGGCACCCTGGAGGACTCGCACGCCAACACGATTGGGACCGCCCTGGCGTCGGGCATATCCCGGGCAATTATGTCCGCCGGCCGGGAGCCTGGGCTGTGGGAAGTCGACGCGAACCTGCGGCCTGAGGGCAAATCCGGTCCGCTCGTCCGGACGCTGGCTTCACACGAAAGCTACTACGCCCGCTGGGCCGAGAGCTGGGAATTCCAGGCGCTGCTGAAAGCGCGGACGATAGCCGGTGACACCGAACTGGGCACCCGTTACGAGGCCGCCGTGGCGCCGCTGATCTGGTCATCCGCCGGCCGGGAAGGATTCGTCGAGTCCGTCCGGGCCATGCGCCGCAGGGTCACCGAGCACATCCCCGCCGACGAAGAGCAACGCCAGATCAAGCTGGGCCGCGGCGGACTGCGCGACATCGAATTCACCGTCCAGTTGTTGCAACTGGTGCACGGGAAAACGGATGAGACGCTGCGCTGCCGGGACACGACGTCGGCCATTGCCGCGCTGTCCGCCGGCGGGTACATTGGCCGCGCCGATGCGGCGGAGTTCGACCGCAACTACCGCTACCTGCGGCTCCTGGAACACCGGATCCAGCTCTTCCAGCTGCGCCGGACGCACCTGATGCCGGTCAAGGATGCCGCCCTCCGGGCACTGGCGAAAGCCGCGCTGGGGCCCTTCTCGGACGAACGGCCCCAGCCCGATGCCCTGGCCGCGGCCTGGCGGACCACCAAACGTTCCGTGCGCGAGCTGCACGAACGCATCTTTTACCGTCCTCTGCTCAATACCGTGGCCAGCCTCAGCAGCGAAGAGGCGCGCTTGACGCCGGAAGCTGCCCAGGGGCGCCTGGCTGCCCTGGGCTACCTCGATCCGCCGGGCGCCATGCGGCACATCGAGGCACTCACCGCCGGCGTCAGCCGGCGCGCCCAGCTCCAGCGCCAGCTGCTGCCCATCCTGCTGGGCTGGCTCGCGGACGGTGTGGATCCGGACGGCGGGCTGCTCGCCTTCCGCCGGGTCAGCGAGGCGCTGGGCACTACGCACTGGTACTTGGGGTTGCTCCGGGATTCAACGGCGGCGGCGGAACGCTTGTGCCATGTGCTCTCCAACTCCCGGCTCATCGCGGACCTGCTCGAGGTCTCGGCCGAATCCGTGGCCTGGCTCGGCACGGACAAAGAGCTGGCGCCGCTCAGCTTCGAGTCACAGTGGCTGGAAATCAGCTCGAAAATGTCCCGGCACGCCGATCCGGAAAGCGCCATGCGACTGATCCGGCTCATCCGACGCCGGGAGATTCTCCGGATTGCCATTGCTGACAGCGCCGGGCTGCTGGACCAGGACCAGGTAGGGGCCGCGCTGGCCGACGCGGACCGTGCCGCTGTGCTCGGGGCGCTTCGCGTCGCGGAAACCGTGGTCACTGCCGAGGAGCCCCTGAAGGTGAACGTGCTGGTGGTGGCCATGGGACGGCAAGGTGGTCGCGAGATCGGCTACGGCTCGGACGCGGATGTGATGTATGTCCACCGCGGCCTGCCCGGCGTTCCCGAGGACGAGGCCCAAAAGCAAGCGCTCCAGATCGTGGGCCGGCTCTCCAGCCTGCTGACCCAGCCGCTGAAACCGGCCATCCTGGCCGAGCGCGTACTGATGGTCGATGCCGATCTGCGACCCGAGGGCAAGAACGGACCGATGGTGCGTTCTCTGGACTCCTTTGCCGAGTACTACCGGCGATGGTCGCTCGTGTGGGAGGCCCAGGCCCTCCTGCGCGCCCGGCCGATGGCCGGCGACGATGCCCTGGCCGCCGATTTTATGGCGCTCATTGACCCCATCCGCTATCCGGAAGAACTGTCGGAGCAGGACGTCCGGGAAGTCCGCCGGGTCAAGGCACGCGTCGAGGCCGAACGGCTGCCGCGCGGCGCCGATCCCGCCCGGCACCTGAAGCTGGGCCGGGGCGGCTTGAGCGACGTCGAATGGCTGACCCAGCTGATCCAGCTGCAGCATGCCGGACGGCACCCGGAGCTGAGGACCACCTCCACCGTTGATGCGCTGGAGGCCGCAGCGGTCCTCGGCATCCTCGAGGCAGGGGACGCGGTGATCCTGCTGCGGGCCTGGCGGCTGGCGAGCCGGATCCGGTCGGCCAACGTCATCTGGACAGGCCGGGCCTCGGACGTGCTGCCGTCCTCGCGCCGGGACCTTGAAGCCGTGGCGCGCTGGTGCGGCTACGGCCAGGGCAACGCCGCGGCGCTGGAAGAGGATTACCTCCGGCTCAGCCGCCGCGCCCGAAACGTGTTTGAGCGGGTTTTCTACGGCCAGTAG
- the glnA gene encoding type I glutamate--ammonia ligase: MDRQQEFVLRTIEERDVRFVRLWFTDVVGSLKSVALAPAEVEGAFEEGLGFDGSSIEGLARVFESDMLAQPDPSTFQILPWRGETEATSRMFCDILTPDGEPSAADPRNVLKRTLAKAADMGFTCYTHPEIEFYLLKSQTPGPDGSPVPVDEGGYFDHVPGGVAQDFRRTAVTMLESVGISVEFSHHEAGPGQNEIDLRYADALQTADNIMTFRTVIKEVALQQGTYATFMPKPFTAHPGSGMHTHFSLFEGDTNAFYEAGAEFQLSATARHFIAGILKHAPEFTAVTNQFVNSYKRLWGGGEAPSYLSWGHNNRSALVRVPLYKPGKGQSARIEYRGIDSAANPYLAYAVLLGAGLKGIEEGYQLPAAAEDDIWSLSTAERRAMGHDPLPASLHDAIRTMEDSELMPQILGEQVYEHFLRNKRAEWQDYRLQVTPYELQRNLGIL, from the coding sequence ATGGACCGCCAGCAAGAGTTTGTCCTGCGGACGATCGAAGAACGCGACGTGCGTTTTGTGCGTTTGTGGTTCACCGACGTCGTGGGATCACTCAAGTCCGTGGCGCTGGCCCCGGCCGAGGTCGAGGGTGCCTTTGAAGAAGGATTGGGCTTCGACGGCTCCTCCATCGAGGGGCTCGCCCGTGTCTTCGAATCCGACATGCTGGCGCAGCCGGACCCCTCGACCTTCCAGATCCTGCCGTGGCGGGGCGAGACGGAGGCGACGTCGCGGATGTTCTGCGACATCCTGACACCCGACGGGGAGCCCTCAGCCGCCGATCCCCGCAACGTCCTCAAACGGACCCTGGCTAAGGCCGCCGATATGGGCTTCACCTGCTACACCCACCCGGAAATCGAGTTCTACCTGCTCAAGTCCCAAACTCCCGGACCGGACGGTTCCCCCGTACCCGTGGACGAGGGGGGATACTTTGACCACGTCCCCGGCGGCGTCGCCCAGGACTTCCGGCGCACCGCCGTGACCATGCTGGAATCCGTGGGTATTTCGGTGGAGTTCAGCCACCACGAGGCCGGCCCGGGCCAAAACGAGATCGACCTGCGCTACGCGGATGCGCTGCAGACGGCGGACAACATCATGACGTTCCGCACCGTGATCAAGGAAGTCGCGCTGCAGCAGGGCACCTATGCGACATTTATGCCCAAGCCGTTCACCGCCCACCCCGGTTCCGGGATGCACACCCACTTCTCGCTCTTTGAGGGGGACACCAACGCCTTTTACGAAGCCGGGGCCGAGTTCCAGCTCTCCGCGACTGCACGGCATTTCATTGCGGGCATCCTCAAGCACGCGCCCGAATTCACTGCGGTCACCAACCAGTTCGTGAACTCCTACAAGCGGCTGTGGGGCGGGGGAGAAGCGCCGAGCTACCTCAGCTGGGGACACAACAACCGTTCCGCCCTGGTCCGGGTCCCGCTCTACAAGCCGGGCAAGGGCCAGTCGGCGCGGATCGAATACCGCGGCATCGATTCGGCGGCGAACCCGTACCTGGCCTATGCCGTGCTGCTGGGCGCCGGCCTCAAGGGGATCGAGGAGGGCTACCAGCTGCCGGCCGCGGCGGAGGACGACATCTGGTCGCTCAGCACGGCCGAACGGCGCGCCATGGGCCACGACCCGCTGCCCGCCAGCCTGCACGACGCCATCAGGACCATGGAGGATTCAGAACTGATGCCGCAGATCCTCGGCGAGCAGGTCTACGAGCACTTCCTGCGCAACAAGCGCGCCGAATGGCAGGATTACCGGCTCCAGGTGACGCCCTACGAGCTGCAGCGCAACCTCGGCATCCTTTAG
- the panB gene encoding 3-methyl-2-oxobutanoate hydroxymethyltransferase, translating to MATSTSSDSSTPSESSAPAVEVPRKPAARIRTHHLHQAKVNGERFAMLTAYDQYTAEIFDQAGIEVLLVGDSASNNVFGNETSIPVTVDELIPLCRAVARSAKRSLVVADLPFGSYEVSAQQAVATGVRFLKEGLAHAVKIEGGKFYAETVRAMVQAGIPVMAHIGFTPQSEHALGGYRVQGRGDDAGRLIEDAVALAEAGAFCVLMEMVPAATAAAVDAAVDVPTIGIGAGNVTTGQVLVWQDMAGLRGGRMAKFVKQYADLRTTLSDAAKAYGDDVRSGQFPGPEHSF from the coding sequence ATGGCCACTAGCACCAGCTCCGATTCCAGCACGCCTTCAGAATCCTCCGCCCCGGCGGTTGAGGTTCCCCGGAAGCCTGCGGCCAGGATCCGCACGCACCACCTTCACCAGGCCAAAGTCAACGGCGAACGGTTCGCCATGCTGACCGCCTATGACCAGTACACCGCTGAAATTTTCGATCAGGCGGGCATCGAGGTGCTGCTGGTCGGAGACTCCGCCTCCAATAACGTCTTCGGCAATGAAACCAGCATCCCGGTGACGGTCGATGAACTGATTCCCCTGTGCCGCGCCGTCGCCCGCTCTGCCAAACGCTCCCTCGTCGTCGCGGACCTGCCGTTCGGCAGCTATGAGGTCTCTGCCCAGCAGGCGGTGGCGACAGGCGTCCGTTTCCTCAAGGAGGGCCTCGCTCACGCCGTCAAGATCGAGGGCGGGAAGTTCTACGCCGAGACGGTCCGGGCCATGGTCCAGGCCGGAATCCCTGTCATGGCCCACATCGGTTTCACCCCGCAGAGCGAACACGCCCTCGGGGGCTACCGGGTCCAGGGCCGCGGCGATGACGCCGGGAGGCTGATCGAGGACGCCGTGGCACTGGCCGAGGCCGGCGCGTTCTGTGTCCTGATGGAAATGGTCCCGGCGGCCACGGCCGCCGCGGTGGACGCCGCCGTCGACGTCCCCACCATTGGGATCGGGGCCGGAAACGTCACCACGGGTCAGGTGCTGGTGTGGCAGGACATGGCCGGACTGCGCGGCGGCCGGATGGCGAAGTTCGTCAAGCAGTATGCCGACCTGCGGACCACGCTCAGCGACGCGGCGAAAGCCTACGGTGACGACGTGCGCTCGGGCCAGTTCCCCGGCCCCGAACACTCGTTCTAG
- a CDS encoding SPOR domain-containing protein, with the protein MPEYWYNVNTHEVEEDAMSDWTQLIGPYKTREEAEHALEKVQARNEAWDKDDDD; encoded by the coding sequence ATGCCGGAGTACTGGTACAACGTCAACACCCACGAGGTCGAGGAAGACGCCATGTCGGACTGGACCCAGCTGATCGGTCCCTACAAGACCCGGGAGGAGGCAGAACACGCCCTCGAAAAGGTCCAGGCCCGGAACGAGGCCTGGGACAAGGACGACGACGACTAA
- the map gene encoding type I methionyl aminopeptidase codes for MPSLASTAPIGTLIPGTVSPQLSVPASIPRPEYVGRPAPAKFTGSEVKSAETIEKIRIASRIAAQAIVEVGKHIEPGVTTDQLDRVGHDFLLDHQAYPSTLGYRGFPKSLCSSLNEVICHGIPDSTVVQDGDILNIDITAFIGGVHGDTNYTFLVGDVDEESRLLVDRTRESLNRAIRAVAPGREINVIGRSIESYAKRFGYGVVRDFTGHGVGEAFHTGLIIPHYDAAPAYNTVIETGMVFTIEPMLTLGTVDWDMWADDWTVVTRDHKRTAQFEHTLLVTDSGAEVLTLP; via the coding sequence ATGCCTTCCCTAGCCTCAACTGCACCCATCGGCACCCTGATCCCGGGAACCGTGAGCCCGCAGCTTTCCGTACCGGCGTCCATCCCGCGTCCTGAATACGTGGGCAGGCCCGCACCGGCCAAGTTCACCGGTTCCGAAGTTAAATCGGCGGAGACGATCGAGAAGATCCGGATTGCGTCCCGGATCGCAGCCCAGGCCATCGTCGAGGTCGGGAAGCACATCGAACCCGGCGTCACCACGGACCAACTGGACCGCGTCGGCCACGACTTCCTCCTGGACCACCAGGCGTACCCTTCCACGCTCGGTTACCGCGGGTTTCCTAAGTCGCTGTGCTCATCGCTCAATGAAGTTATCTGCCACGGCATTCCGGACAGCACTGTGGTTCAGGACGGCGATATCCTCAACATCGACATCACGGCGTTCATCGGCGGTGTCCACGGCGACACGAACTACACCTTCCTGGTCGGCGATGTCGACGAGGAATCCCGGCTGCTGGTCGACCGGACGCGCGAATCGCTGAACCGCGCCATCCGGGCCGTCGCACCGGGCCGCGAGATTAACGTGATCGGCCGGAGCATCGAGTCCTACGCCAAGCGGTTCGGGTATGGCGTGGTCCGTGATTTCACCGGACACGGCGTGGGCGAGGCCTTCCACACGGGGCTGATCATTCCGCACTACGATGCCGCTCCCGCCTACAACACCGTGATCGAAACGGGCATGGTGTTCACCATTGAACCCATGCTGACGCTCGGTACCGTGGACTGGGATATGTGGGCCGACGACTGGACCGTGGTGACCCGGGACCACAAACGCACCGCACAGTTCGAACACACCTTGCTGGTCACGGACTCCGGCGCCGAAGTCCTGACCCTGCCATAA
- the ppgK gene encoding polyphosphate--glucose phosphotransferase, with the protein MPKKDEKSKKNAYLIGIDIGGTGIKGGIVDVKKGKLIGDRFRVPTPQPATPEAVAEVVAQVVAELSARPEAPAADSPVGVTFPGIIQHGVVHSAANVDKSWIETDIDSLFSARLGRPIEVINDADAAGLAEARFGAGEGVAGTVLVITLGTGIGSAFIFDGKLVPNAELGHLEIDGFDAESKASAVARERDGVSWEDYSVLLQRYFSHVEFLFSPELFIVGGGISKRSDEYLPHMKLRTPIVPAELKNDAGIVGAAVEVALNHKLLK; encoded by the coding sequence TTGCCCAAGAAGGACGAGAAGTCGAAAAAGAACGCCTACCTGATCGGCATCGATATCGGTGGCACCGGCATTAAGGGCGGCATAGTCGACGTGAAAAAGGGCAAGCTGATTGGTGATCGCTTCCGCGTCCCGACGCCGCAGCCTGCCACCCCGGAGGCCGTCGCCGAGGTCGTCGCCCAGGTCGTGGCAGAGCTCTCGGCCCGCCCCGAGGCCCCGGCCGCTGACTCCCCGGTAGGCGTCACCTTCCCGGGCATCATCCAGCATGGTGTGGTCCATTCGGCCGCGAACGTGGACAAGTCCTGGATCGAGACGGATATTGACAGCCTGTTCTCGGCCCGGCTCGGCCGCCCCATCGAGGTCATTAACGATGCGGACGCCGCCGGCCTGGCGGAAGCACGCTTCGGCGCGGGTGAAGGTGTTGCGGGCACCGTCCTGGTTATCACGCTCGGCACCGGGATCGGATCCGCGTTCATTTTCGATGGCAAGCTAGTCCCCAACGCCGAGCTGGGCCACCTCGAGATTGACGGATTCGACGCCGAGAGCAAGGCCTCGGCTGTCGCCCGGGAACGCGACGGCGTGAGCTGGGAGGACTACAGTGTGCTCCTGCAGCGCTACTTCTCCCATGTCGAGTTCCTGTTCTCCCCCGAGCTCTTCATCGTCGGCGGCGGCATCTCCAAGCGCTCCGATGAATACCTGCCGCACATGAAGCTGCGGACGCCGATCGTCCCGGCGGAACTGAAGAACGACGCCGGCATTGTGGGCGCCGCGGTCGAGGTCGCCTTGAACCACAAACTGCTCAAGTAG
- the nrdR gene encoding transcriptional regulator NrdR, with protein sequence MYCPFCRNPDSRVVDSRIADDGSAIRRRRQCPECGRRFTTVETTSLTVIKRSGVGEPFSRSKVINGVRKACQGRPVTEDDLALLAQEVEESIRAAGTAEIEAHDVGLAILIPLQKLDEVAYLRFASVYQAFESLEDFESAISLLRHESVAKGREGTNPQKSPL encoded by the coding sequence GTGTACTGCCCGTTTTGCCGCAACCCTGACTCGCGTGTGGTTGACAGCCGCATTGCCGACGACGGCTCCGCCATCCGGCGCCGCCGGCAATGCCCCGAATGCGGCCGCCGCTTCACCACGGTGGAAACCACCAGCCTGACCGTGATCAAGCGCTCAGGCGTCGGCGAGCCGTTCAGCCGCAGCAAAGTCATCAACGGTGTCCGAAAAGCCTGCCAGGGCCGGCCGGTGACGGAGGACGACCTCGCGCTGCTGGCCCAGGAAGTCGAGGAATCGATCCGCGCAGCAGGCACGGCCGAGATTGAAGCCCACGACGTCGGTCTGGCAATCCTGATCCCACTGCAGAAACTCGACGAAGTTGCCTACCTCCGCTTCGCCAGCGTGTACCAGGCGTTTGAGTCACTCGAAGACTTCGAGTCCGCCATCTCGCTGCTCCGTCACGAATCCGTGGCTAAGGGCCGGGAGGGCACGAACCCGCAGAAAAGCCCGCTTTAG
- the hisD gene encoding histidinol dehydrogenase: MTLTPDSTVPPVPAALNFRTVDVRGRHLSLAELRAAVPRAQAGTMADAEGKVQDIISAVRSRGFAALSELALAFDGVEQTNPRVPAEALHAALADLDPAVRAALEESIRRARRFADGHRPANVDVEMGDGAVVSQNWVPVARVGLYVPGGLAVYPSSVVMNVVPALAAGVESIALASPPQKDFDGLPHPTILAAACLLGIDEVYAIGGAQAIAAFAYGIPARGADLGDAAGIDPVDVVTGPGNIFVATAKRLVKGVVGIDSEAGTTEIAILADATAQPAFVAADLISQAEHDPKAASVLITDSETLAAAVRIELDRQAAATKHSARVREALSGPQSGVVLVNDIDQGIAACDAYAAEHLEIMTADAPRVAARIRNAGAIFVGDYSPVSLGDYCAGSNHVLPTSGTAAFSSGLNVTTFLRAIQVVNYTRSALEQVSGHIVSLSGAEDLPAHGDAVTARFAAGA; encoded by the coding sequence GTGACCTTAACACCTGACAGCACAGTGCCCCCGGTTCCTGCCGCCCTCAACTTCCGCACGGTGGACGTGCGCGGCCGGCATCTGTCCCTCGCCGAACTGAGGGCTGCCGTTCCGCGGGCCCAGGCAGGCACGATGGCAGACGCCGAGGGCAAGGTCCAGGACATTATCTCGGCCGTCAGGTCGAGGGGGTTCGCCGCCCTCAGCGAGCTGGCGCTGGCGTTCGACGGGGTGGAGCAGACGAACCCCCGGGTTCCGGCGGAAGCGCTGCATGCCGCACTGGCGGATCTGGACCCTGCCGTGCGTGCAGCCCTGGAAGAGTCGATCCGCCGGGCACGCCGGTTCGCCGACGGCCATCGGCCGGCAAACGTCGACGTCGAGATGGGGGACGGTGCCGTCGTCAGCCAGAACTGGGTGCCGGTGGCCAGGGTGGGACTTTATGTGCCGGGAGGCCTGGCCGTTTATCCGTCGTCGGTGGTTATGAACGTCGTCCCGGCCCTCGCGGCCGGCGTCGAATCCATCGCACTGGCGTCGCCGCCGCAAAAGGACTTCGACGGCCTTCCGCACCCGACCATCCTCGCCGCCGCCTGCCTGCTCGGTATCGATGAGGTGTACGCAATCGGAGGGGCCCAGGCCATTGCTGCCTTCGCCTACGGCATCCCGGCACGCGGAGCGGACCTCGGTGACGCCGCGGGGATCGATCCGGTGGACGTCGTCACAGGTCCGGGCAATATTTTTGTCGCGACCGCCAAACGCCTCGTGAAGGGCGTGGTGGGAATTGATTCCGAAGCCGGAACAACGGAAATTGCCATCCTGGCCGACGCTACTGCGCAACCGGCGTTCGTCGCCGCGGATCTGATCAGCCAGGCCGAACACGACCCCAAGGCGGCGTCCGTGCTGATTACGGATTCCGAAACCCTCGCCGCTGCTGTCCGGATCGAACTCGACCGCCAGGCCGCCGCCACAAAGCACAGCGCGCGGGTCCGCGAGGCTTTGTCCGGCCCGCAGTCCGGTGTTGTCCTCGTCAACGACATTGACCAGGGCATTGCCGCCTGCGATGCGTACGCGGCAGAGCACCTGGAAATCATGACGGCTGACGCACCCCGGGTGGCGGCCCGGATCCGAAACGCCGGAGCGATTTTCGTGGGGGACTACAGCCCCGTCAGCCTGGGGGACTACTGCGCCGGGTCAAACCATGTGCTGCCGACCAGTGGCACGGCCGCCTTTTCCTCGGGTCTCAATGTGACAACCTTCCTGCGGGCCATTCAGGTCGTCAACTACACCCGGTCCGCGCTGGAACAGGTCAGCGGCCACATCGTGAGCCTGTCCGGTGCTGAGGACCTGCCGGCCCACGGCGACGCGGTCACCGCGCGATTCGCCGCCGGCGCCTGA
- a CDS encoding flavin reductase family protein, whose protein sequence is MFRRHAAGVAIITANLDGVPFGFTATSVASLSAKPPRFTFNMARTSSSWPAIANTSYIGVHMLGMDNHELADRFARAGNRFDGDHWELGPHEVPVLKGTSGWLIGKIQMRLSFENNAVVVVEVVEGQVGEDGTPLLYHAGAYGQPVPLDYEI, encoded by the coding sequence ATGTTCCGCCGGCATGCCGCGGGGGTAGCGATCATCACTGCCAATCTCGATGGTGTTCCCTTCGGTTTCACCGCGACCTCGGTGGCCTCACTCTCCGCCAAGCCGCCCCGATTCACGTTCAACATGGCCCGGACGTCCAGCTCCTGGCCCGCGATCGCGAACACCAGCTATATCGGTGTGCACATGCTCGGCATGGACAACCACGAACTGGCGGACCGGTTCGCCCGGGCCGGAAACCGCTTCGACGGGGACCACTGGGAGCTCGGTCCGCACGAGGTACCCGTACTCAAGGGCACCTCCGGCTGGCTGATCGGCAAGATCCAGATGCGGCTTTCCTTTGAAAACAACGCGGTCGTCGTCGTGGAGGTCGTTGAGGGGCAGGTCGGCGAGGACGGCACCCCGCTGCTGTACCACGCAGGCGCCTACGGCCAGCCGGTGCCGC